Proteins from a genomic interval of Xylocopa sonorina isolate GNS202 chromosome 6, iyXylSono1_principal, whole genome shotgun sequence:
- the LOC143424492 gene encoding histone-lysine N-methyltransferase SETMAR-like: MIDQINICDTLLKRNEIEPFLKLVITGDEKWIPYDNRSKIVNKEWIDAWKTRRESSTMSYFQLRQAIERKRPELNNRKGLSHPQYSPDIASSNYRINLLSKEACENHLIQFFQNCQKPQKFFTDGIIALLEKWRKVVDNTGCTKKK, encoded by the exons ATGATAGACCAAATTAACATTTGCGATACGCTGCTGAAACGCAATGAAATCGAACCATTTTTGAAACTTGTCATAACCGGTGATGAAAAATGGATTCCCTACGATAATCGGTCAAAGATCGTGAACAAGGAATG GATTGACGCCTGGAAAACTAGAAGGGAATCGTCCACCATGAGCTACTTCCA ATTACGCCAAGCAATTGAAAGAAAACGGCCAGAATTGAATAATAGGAAAG GTTTGTCGCATCCACAGTATAGTCCAGACATAGCATCCTCTAACTATAGAATTAATCTGCTTTCAAAAGAAGCCTGTGAAAACCACTTGATCCAGTTTTTCCAGAACTGTCAGAAACCACAGAAGTTCTTTACCGATGGCATCATAGCTCTACTCGAAAAATGGCGAAAAGTTGTCGATAATACAGGATGTACGAAAAAAAAGTGA